GCCTCAGGCTGTGGTGGTCAATTATGCAGTCAAATCCGCCAGGCAGGTCTTTTGAGATTGGCACCAGGCTTGCGCTGTTTGTATCAACAAGAATGAAAAATTCAAAGTTTTCAACATCGACTTCTTGCGCAAGGAATACTTTTTGCCTGCAATGGGCTGCAAGGCCCCTTGCCGCACTTGAAATTTGGTCAGGGGCGACAATGCTTGCGGTTTTCAGGTACCTGCATAGTGCAATTGCAGACCCGACTGCATCCAGGTCTGCGCGGGTGTGGAAGGTAATCAGAACTCTTTTGCCCCGAATTGACCTGAGGAAATTTTTGACCGATGACAAGCAAATCGCCAAGCTATCGCCTGCCCTTTTTACCTCAAACTGATTTATTAATTGGAGGAGTTTGGCGAGGCTAAGAGGATAAAGAGAAAGCTGATATAAAATAGTATCTTAACCCACCTTGGCCTAACTTGCCTGAAAAACAGACGTTTGCCTTAGTAGAAATTTGCCTTTGAAAAAGCCAGTTATTACTCAGAGGGCATTTTTTTCAGGGCAGCCTCAAGTGTTGCCTTCAGGCCGGCCGCCTTTTCAGAAAGCTGCTTTTCCTGCTTTCCAAGCATTGTGAGGCGCAGCTCGAATGATTCCTGCTTTTCAGACAGCTCCTTTTTTGCAAACTCGGGGCTTATCTGTATCAGCAAGCCGCCTGCTGCCTTGAAAAGCATCCCAGTTGCGCTATTGACGCTTTGCGCTGCAAGCTTGATTTCCTCTATTTGGAACGTCAGCTGCTGCTTTTGGGCAACAACAGTCTGAAGCGTCCTTTGAAGCTGCTGGAATTCCCTAACCTGTTGCTCAATGTCAGCTGGAAGCCCGCCTGCCATAAATACCACCTTTGCAATATTCCGATATCCGGTTTTCCGGATTATTTTCCCTGTTGTTCGTTTGTTTTCCAGTTTGCGCACACATTCCCAGAGTGTTTTTCCTGATGCACAAGTCAGAGACTTAGCTGGAATTTTCCGCCTCTATGCTTTCAATTACGCTAAGAAGCCTTAAATATGAATTTATTGTCGCCCTTAGTGCAACAACGTCATCGGCTTTGATGCGAATGACAAGCTTGCTGCCTTTTGGCGAGATTGATGATAGGCTTCTCTTTTTGAATTCTGTTTCCTGTGCAAGCGCCCTGCACGCGTCTTTTGCAGCCTTTGCGCCTGGAAGGTATATCTCAAGGGCGCATGTGCACCCAAATCTTGCAGCTTTTACTGCTTCATTATTTGCCTTCATTTTTCCCATCTGCCAGCGTACATATTAAATTCCATTTCTCATTTTTCCTACTTTTGTTTTTCAACTGCCTGGAAAAAGCCCAACGAAATTTCCAAGATGCGCCTGCCCTGAAAGCAAAATGAAAGCAGGCCATCAGTGCAGCAAACCTCCAGCTTCGAGCTGCTTGAATCGAAATCCGCTGCATCCAAGCCAAGCATTTCAGACATTTGCCTTGAGCAGCTGCCCTCAAACGATATGCCTTCTGGCTTTGGCTGCCTTTTTGGTTCGGTGTCAAGCTTGACAGATTTGACTGCGACTGCCTGCTCCAGCCATTCAAAGTCATGACCCGACTTGCCGGCAATGACTTTTGCAAACCTGAGGCACGAAGGATTTCCTCGCGAGTCTTCGATAATCAAAAGCCTTGAGTGCCCGCCAAGCCCGGCTTTGTGCGCAAGCTGGTGGATTGAGGATTTGCCCCTTGTCGAATAAGCCGAATCCGGAATGATTGCGGCAAGGCATTTTGCAAGACGCCTTGAAATTTGAACCGGCTTGCGGCTTGTGCTTATGAGCATGGATATGCACGCACTTGTGCTGCGCAGGCGCTGATTCGCAGCTTTATTTTTCCTTGCTTGACCAAGGTCGTGCTACTTCGTGTCCACGTCCTTGGCAACAGGCTGCCTGCCCTTGTAGAGGATTCTCCAGCCACAGTAGGGGCAGCGGACAAACTTGGAGTCAAGCTCCTTTATTTCTTTTTTGCATTTTTGGCAAACGTACATATTACCACCCTAACCGCCTCGCGCCGCGTGCGCCAAGCAGTGAGAAATCTAATTTTTCTTGTTTTCTGCCCCAAGCCGC
The sequence above is drawn from the Candidatus Parvarchaeota archaeon genome and encodes:
- a CDS encoding prefoldin subunit beta — translated: MAGGLPADIEQQVREFQQLQRTLQTVVAQKQQLTFQIEEIKLAAQSVNSATGMLFKAAGGLLIQISPEFAKKELSEKQESFELRLTMLGKQEKQLSEKAAGLKATLEAALKKMPSE
- the rpoP gene encoding DNA-directed RNA polymerase subunit P (DNA-dependent RNA polymerase catalyzes the transcription of DNA into RNA using the four ribonucleoside triphosphates as substrates), which produces MYVCQKCKKEIKELDSKFVRCPYCGWRILYKGRQPVAKDVDTK